In one Granulicella cerasi genomic region, the following are encoded:
- the purU gene encoding formyltetrahydrofolate deformylase, with protein MTKAVLLLECPDRKGLVAAIMTFLVSEFDANILHAGQHQDAELGRFFMRVEFEYLAREHESLQQEFGARFERIAEEYAMRWQIAPSGRKLRVCLFVSQHLHCLADLLQRYQAGEFECEIPLIVGNHADGQKLAEFYGVPFVLLPVKGNKAEVEAEQMRLLAEHRIDLVVLARYMQIISAEFVEQWKTKIINVHHSFLPAFIGSKPYHAAFRRGVKLIGATSHYVTADLDEGPIIEQDVTRVTQGDTIPDLIRKGRDLERVVLSRAVRWHLEHRILHYENKTVIFD; from the coding sequence ATGACAAAAGCTGTGTTGTTGCTGGAATGCCCGGACCGCAAGGGATTGGTTGCAGCGATCATGACGTTTCTTGTCAGTGAATTCGACGCAAACATTCTTCATGCCGGTCAGCATCAGGACGCGGAGCTTGGGCGTTTCTTCATGCGCGTGGAGTTCGAGTATCTTGCTCGCGAGCATGAGAGTTTGCAGCAAGAGTTTGGCGCTCGATTCGAGCGGATCGCAGAGGAGTATGCGATGCGCTGGCAGATTGCGCCGTCGGGCCGCAAACTGCGTGTCTGCCTGTTTGTTTCGCAGCATCTGCACTGTCTGGCGGACTTGCTGCAGCGATATCAGGCGGGTGAGTTTGAGTGCGAGATTCCGCTGATCGTGGGCAATCACGCCGATGGGCAGAAGCTGGCGGAGTTCTACGGTGTGCCATTCGTTCTGCTTCCAGTGAAGGGCAACAAAGCTGAGGTCGAAGCCGAGCAGATGCGTCTACTCGCAGAGCATCGCATCGATCTGGTCGTGCTTGCGCGATACATGCAGATCATCTCGGCGGAGTTTGTCGAGCAGTGGAAGACGAAGATCATCAATGTGCATCACTCGTTCCTGCCAGCGTTCATCGGCTCGAAGCCGTATCATGCGGCGTTTCGTCGTGGCGTAAAGCTGATCGGTGCGACGAGCCATTACGTCACCGCTGACCTGGATGAAGGTCCGATCATCGAGCAGGACGTGACGCGCGTTACGCAGGGAGATACGATCCCCGACTTGATCCGCAAGGGCCGCGACTTAGAGCGTGTCGTGCTTTCGCGCGCGGTACGGTGGCACCTGGAGCATCGCATCCTGCACTACGAAAACAAGACGGTGATCTTCGATTAG
- the thrC gene encoding threonine synthase, with the protein MSESSCTVYELKCPECKKGFGNVPLSACPDCLAPLEVQYDLDSVRGRFTKESVAAGPANIWRYKELLPIPEGHQPDLPVGFTPLVKADRLGKRIGATNLYVKNDAVCFPTLSFKDRVVAVALANAQHFGFDVVGCSSTGNLANSVAAQSTRLGLRACILVPSDLEPAKILNTQVYGAKLVRIEGNYDHVNRLCTLIADEYKWGFVNVNLRPYYAEGSKTVGYEIAEQLGWRLPDNIVCPMAGGSLIRKIKKAFAELVALGIVEDKPVKFFGAQATGCSPISHSVKNGWDDIEPQRPNTIARSLAIGNPADGPAASKMIQSTGGYAEDVSDVEIVSGIQELAETEGIFTETAGGVTTAVTAKLYADGRIGKDELTVSVITGNGLKTTDPLVGKFAEERAVKPRLAEFDAFLRESDASLITGVAEEEVELVGGTK; encoded by the coding sequence ATGTCGGAATCGTCGTGTACCGTGTATGAGCTGAAGTGCCCGGAGTGCAAGAAGGGCTTTGGCAATGTGCCGTTGTCGGCTTGCCCGGATTGCCTGGCGCCGCTCGAAGTGCAGTATGACCTCGACAGCGTGCGTGGGCGCTTCACGAAGGAGTCGGTTGCGGCCGGCCCGGCGAACATCTGGCGCTACAAGGAACTGCTTCCGATCCCCGAAGGCCATCAGCCTGATCTGCCGGTGGGCTTCACGCCGCTGGTGAAGGCCGACCGTCTCGGCAAGCGCATCGGCGCGACGAATCTGTATGTGAAGAACGATGCTGTTTGCTTCCCGACGCTGAGCTTCAAGGACCGCGTGGTCGCGGTGGCGTTGGCGAACGCGCAGCACTTTGGCTTTGATGTGGTGGGCTGCTCGTCGACGGGCAATCTGGCGAACTCGGTGGCTGCGCAATCGACGCGCCTCGGTCTGCGCGCCTGCATTCTGGTGCCGAGCGATCTGGAGCCGGCGAAGATCTTGAACACCCAGGTCTACGGCGCGAAGCTCGTGCGCATTGAAGGCAACTACGACCACGTGAACCGCCTCTGCACGCTGATCGCGGATGAGTACAAGTGGGGCTTCGTGAACGTGAACCTGCGCCCGTACTACGCGGAAGGTTCGAAGACCGTCGGCTATGAGATCGCCGAGCAGCTTGGCTGGCGTCTGCCGGACAACATCGTCTGCCCGATGGCCGGCGGCTCGCTGATCCGCAAGATCAAGAAGGCGTTTGCGGAGCTCGTGGCTCTTGGCATCGTCGAAGACAAGCCGGTGAAGTTCTTTGGCGCGCAGGCGACGGGATGCTCGCCGATCTCGCACTCGGTGAAGAATGGCTGGGATGACATTGAGCCGCAGCGTCCGAACACGATTGCGCGTTCGCTGGCGATCGGTAACCCGGCGGATGGTCCTGCGGCTTCGAAGATGATTCAGTCGACCGGCGGCTATGCGGAAGATGTGAGCGATGTCGAGATCGTCAGCGGCATTCAGGAGCTTGCGGAGACCGAGGGCATCTTCACGGAGACGGCTGGTGGTGTGACCACGGCGGTGACCGCGAAGCTCTATGCGGATGGCCGCATCGGTAAGGACGAGCTGACGGTTTCGGTGATCACTGGCAACGGCCTGAAGACGACTGATCCGCTGGTGGGCAAGTTTGCAGAAGAGCGCGCGGTGAAGCCGCGTCTCGCGGAGTTTGACGCGTTTCTGCGTGAGTCAGACGCTTCGCTCATCACGGGCGTAGCGGAAGAAGAAGTAGAGCTGGTTGGAGGTACGAAGTAG
- a CDS encoding FG-GAP-like repeat-containing protein, with protein MLRSLLRPAASLYLFLLFAAASAGLAQTFRSAVVQEVSGTPTNLATADFNKDGHPDIVYQDAHTGGSLHVMQNNGSGTFTEVQQIAVLAGIGGKITAADVNNDGFPDLIVAYDGYDTLTIPPEFNVFLNNGNGTFGTAIASTYPITSGPDDPYYHLAVADFDKDGHMDFVFTSTGCGVCVMRGDGNGHFQPYVSSGAAFDADVFVGDFNEDGRPDFVVRNLFEVDLFLNQGSSFQQIKISPFLYQQQGLYVADINHDGHLDILYGSNYSLQAAMGLGDGTFVTNTVGALVAPILSVADTNGDGLADIISSSDIGPIAMIQNTSGKFSYTSLQGVAGGDKGLLSPVYADFDGDGLGDIITGATGALITMKGVANGTFAGATSFYTQSDALDVQITDFNRDGNPDVEVTAGGGSYYGSLYAFTGDGQGNFAESGQMSSGGLTYSGQSSIADFNGDGLPDVFNTGYIVYGSGTLGTFAQTPKQIAPLPTGNHPSGYSTVADFNEDGYPDALYSTASGGYGGGNYLVLAVSTGLNAYSSTILNVPATPLAVVAKDINHDGHVDLVVASTTQVFVYLGDGKGNLTLAQTLELGFSTMPSNGAYGPFADLEVADVDGDGNLDLLVPIQTMPLIRIFYGKADGTFEAPVSLTTQYPVGFVTVADIDLDGRQDLVLGGHGLVRILHGLGSRTFGAPQSLAGNSSPQKIRVADVNHDGNPDLIVPNGGINTFLDPGQSFTVLVNATAPAAPASSTTLTCLPSRINIGDTAQLTALVTASSGTPTGSITFTDNGATLSTLALANGSASIGYLGAVAGVHSLVASFTPTNNFSPSNASCQETVVGLPTTASLTATPTALQYGSPVTLTATVAATNAPGPSVPTGTVTFYSNGALLGSATLNNGVASLAASSLGVGVDNLTCSYGGNAIYLASNCNTVPATVDAAASSLTLTSSNNPAPALTPVTFTAQLSINGQHAAAGTVIALSINGQTINLTTDGTGSAKYTTTTLTSGTYPVTATTVATSTTQSSSAALSEVITANATATNLTIVPNPAYMSQLVTMTATVASPQAGVPTPVGSILFTDGTTTLSTQPLNSAGVATFSTSTLAVGTHPITASYVPAITSYASSTSTVVNEVILPSDFMITLSSASITLAPGSTGTVTVQLASVGNFAGPLTLTLGALPAYATASLKPTSVTLTAGSTATSTLTINTAMKAGNALPEKPGSKDLPLLFCGFFLLGLPVLAKSARKPVRLLLSLLLMMALQSTVGCTHSYYTLTTVSTGSYQLPVTATDANHNPKTAILTVIVK; from the coding sequence ATGCTGCGTTCCCTGCTGCGCCCCGCAGCCTCGCTGTACTTGTTTTTGCTCTTCGCTGCTGCGTCCGCCGGACTGGCACAGACCTTCCGTAGCGCGGTCGTGCAGGAAGTCTCAGGCACGCCCACCAATCTGGCGACCGCAGACTTCAACAAGGATGGCCACCCGGACATCGTCTATCAGGACGCGCATACTGGCGGCAGCCTGCACGTCATGCAGAACAACGGTTCCGGCACCTTCACTGAGGTTCAGCAGATCGCAGTTCTGGCCGGCATCGGTGGCAAGATCACCGCTGCGGACGTGAACAACGACGGATTCCCCGATCTCATCGTTGCCTATGACGGATACGACACACTCACGATTCCGCCTGAGTTCAATGTCTTCCTGAACAACGGCAACGGCACCTTCGGCACCGCGATTGCCTCCACCTATCCGATAACCTCGGGACCAGATGACCCCTACTACCATCTTGCTGTCGCCGACTTCGACAAAGACGGACATATGGACTTCGTCTTCACGTCTACCGGATGCGGTGTTTGCGTGATGCGGGGCGATGGCAATGGGCACTTCCAACCGTACGTGAGCTCCGGCGCGGCGTTCGATGCCGATGTTTTCGTCGGCGACTTCAACGAAGACGGGCGGCCTGACTTCGTGGTGCGCAACCTGTTCGAAGTCGACCTCTTCCTCAATCAAGGGTCGTCCTTTCAGCAGATCAAGATCAGCCCATTCCTCTATCAGCAACAAGGCCTCTACGTAGCGGACATCAACCACGACGGCCATCTCGACATCCTCTACGGATCGAATTACTCCCTTCAAGCCGCGATGGGGCTGGGTGATGGCACCTTTGTGACGAACACAGTGGGGGCACTCGTCGCGCCTATCCTTTCAGTGGCCGACACCAACGGCGACGGACTCGCCGACATCATCTCGAGTTCTGACATTGGCCCTATCGCAATGATCCAGAACACCTCGGGGAAATTCAGCTACACCTCTCTGCAGGGCGTCGCAGGAGGAGACAAGGGGCTGCTCTCACCTGTCTACGCGGACTTCGACGGCGATGGTCTGGGCGATATCATCACCGGAGCGACCGGCGCATTGATCACCATGAAGGGTGTGGCGAACGGCACCTTTGCCGGAGCCACCTCCTTCTACACCCAGAGCGACGCGCTCGATGTACAGATTACGGACTTCAACCGGGACGGCAACCCTGACGTAGAAGTCACAGCAGGAGGCGGGAGCTACTATGGCTCCCTCTACGCTTTCACCGGCGACGGTCAGGGCAACTTCGCAGAAAGCGGCCAAATGTCCTCGGGCGGACTCACCTACTCCGGACAGTCCAGCATTGCGGACTTCAACGGTGATGGACTCCCCGATGTCTTCAACACGGGATACATCGTCTACGGCAGCGGCACTCTCGGAACGTTTGCCCAAACGCCGAAACAGATCGCCCCTTTGCCGACCGGCAATCATCCCTCCGGATACTCGACGGTCGCGGACTTCAATGAAGATGGCTATCCCGATGCCCTCTACTCCACGGCGTCTGGTGGATACGGCGGTGGCAACTATCTGGTACTCGCGGTCTCTACCGGACTCAACGCGTATAGCAGTACGATCCTCAATGTTCCAGCGACTCCACTCGCGGTAGTGGCGAAAGACATCAACCACGACGGCCATGTGGATCTCGTCGTCGCGTCTACCACGCAGGTCTTTGTCTACCTGGGCGATGGCAAAGGGAACCTGACGCTCGCGCAAACGCTCGAGCTGGGCTTCAGTACGATGCCCTCCAACGGCGCCTACGGTCCGTTTGCAGACTTGGAAGTGGCCGACGTCGACGGCGATGGCAACCTCGATCTGCTGGTGCCGATTCAGACGATGCCGCTGATTCGCATCTTCTACGGCAAAGCAGACGGAACCTTCGAAGCGCCAGTATCTCTGACCACGCAGTACCCCGTCGGCTTCGTCACCGTAGCGGATATCGACCTCGACGGCCGTCAGGACCTTGTACTCGGTGGACATGGACTGGTTCGCATCTTGCACGGGCTAGGTTCACGCACTTTCGGCGCACCGCAGTCGCTCGCGGGTAACTCGTCGCCACAAAAGATTCGTGTTGCTGACGTGAATCATGATGGCAATCCCGATCTGATCGTCCCGAACGGCGGCATCAATACTTTTCTGGATCCCGGCCAAAGCTTCACCGTCCTCGTGAACGCCACGGCCCCGGCTGCTCCAGCCTCCTCCACGACACTAACGTGCCTGCCGAGCCGCATCAACATTGGCGACACCGCTCAGCTGACAGCTTTAGTCACGGCATCCTCAGGCACGCCGACAGGGTCGATCACCTTCACGGACAACGGCGCCACACTCAGCACTCTCGCCTTGGCCAACGGTAGTGCTTCCATCGGTTACCTCGGGGCCGTCGCTGGAGTGCACAGCCTCGTAGCCAGCTTCACCCCGACAAACAACTTCTCGCCGAGCAATGCATCCTGCCAGGAAACCGTGGTCGGGCTCCCGACGACCGCCTCGCTGACAGCCACACCGACGGCCCTGCAATACGGTTCGCCCGTAACGCTGACAGCTACCGTCGCTGCGACAAACGCGCCCGGGCCATCTGTGCCGACCGGCACCGTCACGTTCTACAGCAACGGCGCGCTGCTCGGCTCCGCAACGCTGAACAATGGCGTAGCAAGCTTGGCCGCCAGCAGTCTTGGGGTAGGTGTAGACAATCTCACCTGCAGCTACGGCGGCAACGCAATTTACCTTGCGAGTAACTGCAACACCGTACCCGCGACAGTGGATGCAGCGGCCTCATCACTCACCCTGACATCGAGCAATAACCCCGCTCCTGCGCTTACGCCGGTCACCTTCACCGCTCAGCTCTCGATCAACGGACAACATGCCGCGGCGGGAACGGTCATCGCGCTCAGCATCAACGGTCAGACGATCAATCTCACCACGGACGGCACTGGTTCGGCGAAGTACACGACCACTACGCTGACGAGCGGGACGTATCCAGTAACAGCAACGACCGTCGCCACGTCTACAACGCAGAGCAGCTCGGCCGCCCTTAGCGAAGTCATCACCGCCAACGCGACCGCTACGAACCTCACCATCGTCCCCAATCCGGCTTATATGAGCCAGCTTGTGACGATGACAGCGACGGTCGCCTCCCCACAGGCAGGCGTGCCCACTCCTGTCGGCAGCATCCTCTTCACCGACGGGACGACAACGCTTTCGACCCAACCGCTGAATAGCGCAGGTGTGGCTACGTTCTCCACCTCTACACTCGCCGTCGGCACGCATCCCATCACGGCGAGCTATGTGCCTGCGATCACGAGCTATGCAAGCTCCACCTCTACGGTTGTGAACGAAGTCATCCTGCCGAGCGACTTCATGATCACGTTGTCGTCTGCAAGCATCACGCTCGCGCCCGGTTCAACGGGAACGGTCACGGTGCAACTTGCCAGCGTCGGCAACTTCGCAGGCCCGCTCACGCTCACACTGGGCGCGTTGCCAGCCTACGCAACGGCTTCCCTGAAGCCAACGAGCGTGACTCTCACTGCTGGCTCGACAGCGACCTCCACGCTCACGATCAACACCGCAATGAAGGCCGGGAATGCTCTCCCGGAAAAGCCGGGCTCGAAGGATCTGCCCCTGCTTTTCTGCGGCTTCTTCCTTCTCGGCCTGCCAGTCCTCGCGAAAAGTGCCCGGAAGCCAGTCCGTCTGCTGTTGTCACTGCTGCTGATGATGGCGCTTCAGTCCACCGTTGGTTGCACGCACTCTTACTACACGTTGACGACTGTCTCGACGGGCAGCTATCAACTGCCCGTCACCGCTACGGATGCCAACCACAACCCAAAAACTGCGATACTCACCGTGATCGTGAAATGA
- a CDS encoding prolipoprotein diacylglyceryl transferase: protein MFPYIHIGSFQMGTFGLLLWLAAVCATWVLHRNFVRNGVNADALNIVAIAVVAGILGAKAWHELQNPAMIAPELRGEIIRAGGNKLLGTLHWFQAGFAWFGGLLASIVVLIAQGVMSRPNGLRGGKAAWRMLDLAAPAAAIGYGVGRIGCLTSGDGDYGKPTTLPWGVHMRPDALVPTSALVQPTPVYEFLFAVVLGWWLWKRGSRPLSLGLLTGEYLLLSGIGRFLVEFERINPRLYMGMSNAQVAALGSAVVGAVIMLLCRRNEKVVPTVAAEEVVTSSASNV from the coding sequence ATGTTTCCGTACATCCACATCGGTTCTTTTCAGATGGGGACGTTTGGCCTGCTGCTTTGGCTCGCCGCCGTCTGCGCAACCTGGGTTTTGCATCGCAACTTCGTTCGCAACGGCGTGAACGCTGATGCGTTGAATATCGTGGCGATCGCGGTTGTCGCGGGCATTCTGGGCGCCAAGGCGTGGCACGAGTTGCAGAACCCCGCGATGATCGCACCGGAGTTGCGCGGGGAGATCATTCGCGCGGGCGGCAACAAGCTGCTCGGTACACTTCACTGGTTTCAGGCTGGCTTCGCCTGGTTTGGCGGACTGCTCGCATCAATCGTCGTGCTGATCGCACAAGGCGTGATGAGCCGCCCGAACGGTCTGCGTGGCGGCAAAGCCGCTTGGCGCATGCTCGATCTCGCTGCTCCGGCGGCGGCGATCGGCTATGGTGTGGGCCGCATCGGCTGCCTGACCTCGGGGGATGGCGACTACGGCAAGCCGACGACGCTGCCGTGGGGTGTGCACATGCGTCCTGATGCGCTGGTGCCGACCAGCGCATTGGTGCAGCCGACGCCGGTATACGAGTTTCTTTTCGCCGTGGTGTTGGGCTGGTGGCTTTGGAAGCGCGGCTCGCGCCCGCTGTCGTTGGGATTACTGACGGGCGAGTACTTGTTACTGTCGGGTATTGGTCGCTTCCTGGTGGAGTTCGAGCGCATCAATCCGCGTTTGTACATGGGAATGTCGAATGCGCAGGTAGCAGCGCTCGGGAGCGCAGTGGTCGGAGCGGTCATCATGCTCCTCTGCCGCCGCAACGAGAAGGTAGTTCCGACCGTGGCGGCAGAAGAGGTGGTTACCTCCTCTGCGTCAAACGTGTAG
- a CDS encoding MoaD/ThiS family protein has protein sequence MSIKVVLPTALARHTDGQKAFTSDAKNLPGLIAEFGEKFPALAENVKDENGKLRKFINVYVNDEDIRFLGGDGLEFADGDEIMLIPSIAGGLL, from the coding sequence GTGAGCATCAAGGTTGTGTTGCCGACGGCGTTGGCCCGTCATACGGATGGACAGAAGGCGTTTACGTCGGATGCGAAGAACCTGCCCGGATTGATCGCGGAGTTTGGCGAGAAGTTTCCGGCGCTGGCTGAGAACGTGAAGGATGAGAACGGCAAGCTGCGCAAGTTCATCAACGTGTATGTGAACGATGAGGACATTCGCTTCCTCGGTGGCGATGGCTTGGAGTTCGCAGATGGCGATGAGATCATGCTGATTCCGTCGATCGCGGGTGGTCTGCTGTAG
- a CDS encoding putative DNA modification/repair radical SAM protein, producing MQQLTVQQKLEILADAAKYDASCASSGAKRANNGKGVGHTDGTGICHSYTPDGRCVSLLKILLTNFCTYDCVFCVNRVSSDIQRARFTPEEVVNLTLDFYKRNYIEGLFLSSGIIQSPDYTMEQLIQVAKLLRTVHHFGGYIHLKTIPGADERLVAQAGKWADRLSANIELPTQQDLVQLAPEKKSTIIEGTMGQILAHSDEAKEASIRSHLPRHMLPKFAPAGQSTQMVVGATATTDREIIQRAGALYGNYKLRRIYYTGFSPYPEADARLPLKAAPLMREHRLYQADWLMRYYGFAPDEITSEANPELSLEEDPKTSWAKAHPEFFPVDVNVAPRESLLRVPGIGYRNVERILNIRRYHRLSIEDLRKLNVRVKHVAAWITAADHLPTSPLVSASPLPSPTAQLDLFAAASALSGAL from the coding sequence ATGCAGCAGCTGACCGTCCAACAAAAGCTTGAGATTCTTGCCGATGCGGCCAAGTATGACGCGTCGTGCGCCTCAAGCGGCGCCAAGCGCGCCAACAACGGCAAAGGCGTTGGACACACCGACGGCACAGGCATCTGCCACAGCTACACGCCCGACGGCCGCTGCGTTTCCCTGCTGAAGATCCTGCTTACGAACTTCTGTACCTACGACTGCGTCTTCTGCGTCAATCGCGTCTCCTCCGACATTCAGCGTGCACGCTTTACGCCCGAAGAGGTCGTGAATCTCACCCTCGATTTTTATAAGCGCAACTACATCGAGGGCCTCTTCCTCTCGTCGGGCATCATTCAGTCGCCCGACTACACGATGGAGCAGCTGATTCAGGTCGCGAAGCTGCTGCGCACGGTGCATCACTTCGGCGGATACATCCACTTGAAGACGATCCCCGGCGCCGACGAGCGGCTCGTCGCGCAAGCCGGCAAGTGGGCCGATCGACTCAGCGCAAACATCGAGCTGCCCACCCAGCAGGACCTCGTGCAGCTCGCGCCGGAGAAGAAATCGACCATCATCGAAGGCACGATGGGGCAGATTCTGGCGCATTCGGATGAAGCCAAAGAAGCGAGCATTCGCTCACATTTGCCGCGACACATGCTCCCGAAGTTCGCTCCTGCGGGACAGTCCACGCAGATGGTCGTCGGTGCCACCGCGACCACCGATCGCGAAATTATCCAGCGTGCCGGCGCGCTGTACGGCAACTACAAACTGCGGCGCATCTACTACACCGGGTTCTCGCCGTATCCTGAAGCGGATGCTCGACTACCGCTAAAGGCCGCGCCGCTGATGCGCGAACACCGCTTGTATCAAGCCGATTGGCTGATGCGCTACTACGGCTTTGCACCCGATGAGATCACCAGCGAGGCCAATCCCGAGCTCTCGCTCGAAGAAGATCCGAAGACGTCGTGGGCAAAAGCTCATCCCGAGTTTTTCCCTGTCGACGTGAACGTTGCCCCGCGCGAGTCGTTGCTACGCGTACCCGGTATCGGTTATCGCAATGTCGAACGAATCCTCAACATTCGCCGTTACCATCGACTCAGCATTGAAGATCTTCGCAAGCTCAACGTGCGTGTGAAGCATGTAGCCGCATGGATTACAGCAGCAGACCATCTTCCCACGTCGCCGCTCGTTTCTGCATCGCCGCTCCCCTCACCGACTGCGCAGCTCGACCTCTTCGCCGCGGCCAGCGCACTCTCGGGAGCGCTCTAG
- the hpt gene encoding hypoxanthine phosphoribosyltransferase, protein MATALPEYVQPETMDILFSKEEIAARVKSIGEQISAEYAGESIVLIGVLKGAAMFLADLARSITVDNTFDFVAVSSYGRARVSSGAVKLIKDIDNPIEGKHVIIVEDILDTGLTLSFLRQMMLQHKPASLKIATCLDKPERRLVPIEADYVCFSIPNRFVIGYGMDFAERYRGVADIRIMPENPPGH, encoded by the coding sequence ATGGCTACCGCTTTGCCCGAATACGTTCAGCCCGAAACCATGGACATTCTCTTCTCGAAGGAAGAGATTGCCGCCCGCGTCAAGTCGATTGGCGAACAGATCTCCGCCGAGTACGCAGGCGAGTCGATCGTTCTCATCGGCGTGCTGAAGGGCGCAGCGATGTTCCTCGCTGACCTTGCTCGTTCGATCACCGTCGACAACACCTTCGACTTCGTTGCTGTCTCCAGCTATGGCCGCGCGCGCGTCTCCTCCGGCGCCGTCAAGCTCATCAAGGACATCGACAACCCTATCGAAGGCAAGCACGTCATCATCGTCGAAGACATCCTCGACACCGGCCTCACGTTGAGCTTCCTGCGCCAGATGATGCTGCAGCACAAGCCGGCTTCGCTGAAGATCGCTACCTGCCTCGACAAGCCCGAGCGTCGTCTCGTGCCGATCGAAGCAGATTACGTCTGCTTCTCGATTCCGAACCGCTTCGTGATCGGCTACGGCATGGACTTCGCCGAGCGCTACCGCGGTGTCGCTGACATCCGCATCATGCCGGAGAATCCTCCGGGACACTAA
- a CDS encoding EAL domain-containing protein — protein MLGNGIASQRSDGSAAAFHNVLDRVLYGEWTVETHTQPIVDLQRGVITGYEALARFSKEVGMSPDRVLRAAEEIGRRPELERGLALNALRLRDKLPDETFLTLNVSPTFMLSPEWGEVVYDSGTLERTVIEITEEHIIDDYAAVRRQIERIRALGGTIAIDDTGAGYASLKHVMELRPDFIKLDRLFVDGCHLDPTKRQMIELLGNTAERLDSCVVAEGIETEGELREMVRLGIPLGQGYFLGRPTPHMAALGTGQAELMRAFSASNALDVGVGPYAEYCSMAMSETDAYTQMLGSDEDRTIMVVDNWARPTMLVERHPLIGVRSLRSLMRVSSRSLPGVALSRALTRTEAERFNPIAIVNESGIFLGILRMERLIEAALKEASTPIMASYTPQVGNC, from the coding sequence ATGCTTGGAAACGGAATAGCTTCGCAACGGTCGGATGGATCGGCTGCGGCCTTTCACAATGTGCTCGACAGAGTGCTTTACGGTGAGTGGACCGTAGAGACACATACGCAGCCGATCGTCGATCTGCAACGCGGCGTCATCACTGGTTATGAGGCGCTGGCGCGCTTCTCCAAAGAAGTGGGCATGTCTCCTGACCGCGTGCTGCGCGCGGCGGAAGAGATTGGTCGCCGCCCTGAACTTGAGCGCGGCCTTGCCCTGAATGCACTTCGCCTGCGCGACAAGCTTCCTGATGAAACTTTCCTCACGCTGAACGTGAGTCCGACCTTCATGCTCTCGCCGGAATGGGGCGAGGTCGTGTATGACTCGGGCACGCTCGAGCGCACGGTCATCGAAATTACCGAAGAACACATCATCGACGACTACGCTGCGGTGCGTCGCCAGATCGAGCGCATCCGCGCTCTCGGCGGCACGATCGCGATCGACGATACCGGTGCTGGATACGCGAGCCTGAAGCACGTGATGGAACTGCGTCCTGACTTCATCAAGCTTGATCGCCTCTTCGTGGACGGTTGCCATCTCGATCCGACAAAGCGCCAGATGATCGAGCTGCTCGGCAACACGGCCGAACGCCTCGACTCCTGCGTTGTCGCTGAAGGCATCGAAACCGAAGGCGAACTGCGTGAGATGGTGCGCCTTGGAATTCCGCTGGGGCAGGGTTACTTCCTCGGTCGACCGACGCCGCACATGGCCGCACTGGGTACAGGCCAGGCAGAGTTGATGCGCGCTTTCAGCGCCTCGAATGCGCTGGATGTCGGAGTCGGCCCGTACGCGGAGTACTGCTCGATGGCGATGTCGGAGACGGACGCTTACACGCAGATGCTTGGCAGCGATGAAGACCGCACCATCATGGTGGTCGACAACTGGGCACGTCCGACGATGCTGGTGGAGCGTCATCCGCTGATCGGCGTGCGCTCGCTGCGTTCGCTGATGCGGGTCTCCTCGCGCAGCTTACCGGGTGTGGCCCTATCGCGCGCGCTGACGCGTACCGAAGCGGAGCGCTTCAACCCCATCGCGATCGTGAACGAGAGCGGCATCTTCCTCGGCATCCTTCGTATGGAGCGCCTGATTGAGGCCGCGCTGAAGGAAGCCTCCACCCCGATCATGGCGTCCTACACGCCGCAGGTGGGGAACTGCTAG